A stretch of the Ornithodoros turicata isolate Travis chromosome 4, ASM3712646v1, whole genome shotgun sequence genome encodes the following:
- the LOC135392723 gene encoding chymotrypsinogen A-like has product MSSIPDMMVVAFGCLFVLVIGRSTAQTITCQPMTNVVHHNASRGFIISPGYERSAHYPPSITCSVTIKPPSREQGIRLNFEDMDLETTPYCSNDFLMIKELMGESEIERGTYCSTQIPRPLLSASGNGVRIEFTSSRLRAGRGFKIRFSATNDYTLCPGDYECLDRSCIPVSQLCNGHFNCPDGSDEECGSTIAHVAADGQCGVPVIQPIEAVEDRIVAGEEARPGSWPWQVSLQAAGIEPMGHECGGSLINSEWVVTAQHCTDGTKASEMIVKAGCHDLTAREDTVQTRKVSKIIRHPAYFAHSKDSDISLIKLRTPVNFTDHVQPICLPKNMFSVPAIGSKCYTTGWGLTKGTGHWTRLKQTPVVIMPFESCDTEAIASYGKTRRRSICGTAPNGVAGACSGDSGGPLVCQNQHGTWTLHGVSSLVTTNSVIEALCGMGDHPVWVRVSAFLSWIQDAVRST; this is encoded by the exons GACGAAGCACGGCCCAAACTATAACATGCCAGCCGATGACCAACGTTGTCCACCACAATGCGAGTCGTGGCTTCATCATCAGCCCTGGATACGAACGAAGTGCACACTACCCTCCGTCGATAACCTGCTCTGTGACGATAAAACCTCCCAGTAGAGAACAG GGAATCAGGTTGAATTTCGAAGACATGGACTTAGAAACGACCCCTTACTGCAGCAACGACTTCCTCATGATCAAGGAACTAATGGGAGAAAGTGAAATAGAAAGGGGAACCTACTGTTCCACTCAAATTCCGCGGCCACTGCTCTCTGCCTCTGGCAATGGCGTTCGCATCGAGTTTACCAGCAGCAGGCTCCGCGCCGGCAGAGGATTCAAGATACGATTTTCTGCTACCAATGATTACA CTCTGTGTCCGGGAGACTACGAGTGCCTAGACAGGTCCTGCATTCCTGTCTCACAACTCTGCAACGGGCATTTCAACTGTCCTGACGGGTCGGACGAGGAGTGCG GTTCAACAATTGCACATGTGGCAGCGGACGGCCAGTGTGGAGTTCCTGTCATCCAGCCAATTGAAGCGGTAGAGGATCGTATCGTCGCTGGAGAAGAAGCTCGTCCAG GTAGTTGGCCGTGGCAAGTTAGCCTTCAGGCTGCAGGCATAGAGCCCATGGGCCACGAATGCGGAGGTTCTCTCATCAACAGTGAGTGGGTGGTCACAGCGCAACACTGTACTGACGG TACAAAAGCAAGTGAGATGATTGTGAAGGCGGGATGTCACGACCTCACTGCGAGGGAAGACACTGTGCAGACTCGGAAGGTCTCCAAGATTATTCGTCATCCA GCTTACTTCGCACACAGTAAGGATTCTGACATCAGTCTCATAAAGCTTCGCACCCCAGTGAACTTCACCGATCACGTACAGCCTATTTGCCTTCCAAAGAACATGTTCTCGGTACCAGCCATTGGAAGCAAATGTTATACTACAGGCTGGGGACTAACGAAAG GCACAGGTCACTGGACCCGCTTAAAGCAGACCCCTGTGGTGATTATGCCATTTGAGAGCTGCGACACCGAAGCCATAGCTTCGTACGGAAAGACGAGACGCAGAAGCATATGCGGGACGGCTCCCAACGGTGTTGCTGGAGCCTGTAGT GGTGACAGTGGCGGGCCTCTGGTATGCCAGAACCAGCACGGAACTTGGACCCTTCACGGCGTCTCCAGCCTTGTGACCACAAATTCTGTGATCGAGGCGCTTTGCGGCATGGGGGATCATCCAGTATGGGTCCGAGTTTCTGCGTTTCTCTCTTGGATCCAAGATGCTGTGCGCAGCACCTAG